The following proteins are encoded in a genomic region of Alnus glutinosa chromosome 8, dhAlnGlut1.1, whole genome shotgun sequence:
- the LOC133875434 gene encoding pentatricopeptide repeat-containing protein At1g59720, chloroplastic/mitochondrial-like → MTVRYLTRLKSIQLCPPWAFSKLNLSSLSNKSATTTVSPNGAAFRKEQGVMSLFKQCSTMKDLKQVHAHIIRTGFNQNLYVVGKIIVFCAVSESGDMDYAVSVFDEIENPDGFLWNTMIRGFGKTSQPEKAFEFYKRMQERGEVADNFTFSFLLKFCGKLGSVMLGNQIHCDTVKHGLESHVFVRNTLIHMYGLFKDIETARRLFEEIPSRASPALVTWNTIIDCHVYCGKCKEALDLFLRMLQSGVEPDEATLVVTLSACSALGALDFGRWVHSCINHSSLGDTVSVSNSLIDMYAKCGAVDEACAIFNEMKGKNIVSWNTMILGLAAHGRTDEALVIFTKMLEEKLETPNDVTFLGVLSACSHGGLVDDGRRYFDVMSKNYHIQPTMKHYGCMVDILGRAGLVEEAYQLIRSMPMACNAIVCRTLLAACRVHGYVEIGEKVRSHLLELEPDHSSDYVLLANMYASAGQWNEMTRVRKAMQDRGVQKPEPGNSFIGIHSTMRLRMEVDEVYKHKNTACTT, encoded by the coding sequence ATGACCGTTAGATACCTTACCCGCCTGAAATCGATACAGTTATGTCCTCCATGGGCTTTCTCAAAGCTCAACCTCTCTTCTTTGTCTAACAAATCAGCGACTACAACTGTAAGCCCAAATGGCGCTGCTTTTAGAAAGGAGCAAGGAGTCATGTCCCTTTTCAAGCAGTGTTCCACCATGAAAGATTTGAAGCAAGTCCATGCCCATATAATCCGAACTGGCTTTAATCAGAACCTCTATGTCGTTGGCAAGATCATCGTGTTTTGTGCGGTTTCGGAGAGCGGAGATATGGATTATGCGGTTTCGGTTTTCGATGAAATTGAAAACCCAGATGGGTTTCTTTGGAATACCATGATTAGGGGGTTTGGGAAGACTAGTCAGCCAGAGAAGGCTTTTGAGTTCTATAAGAGAATGCAAGAGAGAGGAGAGGTGGCAGACAATTTCACTTTCTCTTTCTTGCTCAAGTTTTGTGGGAAATTGGGGTCAGTTATGTTGGGGAATCAGATACATTGCGATACTGTGAAACATGGCCTGGAATCTCATGTCTTTGTGAGGAACACACTGATTCATATGTATGGCTTGTTTAAGGATATCGAAACTGCACGCCGACTGTTTGAAGAAATACCCAGCCGGGCCAGCCCAGCTTTAGTAACTTGGAACACTATCATTGATTGTCATGTCTATTGTGGGAAGTGCAAGGAAGCACTTGACCTGTTCTTGAGGATGCTGCAGAGCGGCGTAGAGCCTGATGAGGCTACATTGGTTGTGACCCTCTCAGCGTGTTCTGCTTTGGGTGCATTAGATTTCGGGAGGTGGGTTCATTCCTGCATTAATCATTCTAGCCTTGGCGACACTGTTTCGGTGTCTAATTCGCTAATTGACATGTATGCAAAGTGTGGAGCTGTTGACGAAGCATGTGCGATCTTCAATGAGATGAAAGGGAAGAACATAGTATCATGGAACACAATGATTCTAGGTCTTGCAGCACATGGCCGTACAGATGAGGCATTGGTAATTTTCACAAAAATGTTGGAAGAAAAGCTTGAGACACCAAATGATGTTACTTTCTTGGGAGTTTTGTCTGCTTGCAGCCATGGAGGGCTGGTAGATGACGGAAGAAGATATTTTGATGTTATGAGCAAAAACTACCACATCCAACCAACAATGAAACATTACGGGTGCATGGTGGATATATTGGGACGAGCCGGGCTTGTGGAGGAGGCTTACCAGTTGATAAGAAGCATGCCAATGGCATGCAATGCCATTGTGTGCAGGACATTGTTGGCTGCATGTCGGGTGCATGGATATGTTGAAATTGGGGAGAAGGTGAGAAGCCATCTATTGGAGTTAGAACCAGATCATAGCAGTGATTATGTTCTCCTCGCAAACATGTATGCTAGTGCAGGTCAATGGAACGAAATGACAAGAGTGAGAAAAGCAATGCAGGACAGGGGAGTTCAGAAACCAGAGCCTGGTAATAGCTTCATTGGCATTCATTCCACTATGAGGTTAAGGATGGAGGTCGATGAGGTTTACAAACACAAGAATACTGCATGTACCACTTGA
- the LOC133875436 gene encoding 2-hydroxy-palmitic acid dioxygenase mpo1, which yields MSRTGLFDLERHFAFYGAYHSNPINVLIHIIFVWPIFFTALVLLYFTPALYTPSPQIGLFQSGFLVFNFGFLLALIYALFYVAFDKKAGALAALLCFACWVGASFLASRLGFSLAWKVVLAAQLLCWTGQFIGHGVFEKRAPALLDNLLQAFLMAPFFVLLEVLLTFCGYEPYSGFHASVKAKIDAEIKEWQSKKQKKIS from the exons ATGAGCAGAACGGGGTTGTTTGATCTTGAGAGGCATTTTGCCTTCTATGGGGCATACCACAGCAACCCAATCAATGTTTTGATACACATAATCTTTGTGTGGCCAATCTTCTTCACCGCCCTGGTTCTTTTGTACTTTACGCCTGCTCTCTACACGCCCTCCCCTCAGATTGGGCTTTTCCAATCTGGGTTCCtggtttttaattttgggttctTGTTGGCTCTGATCTATGCCTTGTTCTATGTGGCTTTTGATAAGAAAGCAGGGGCTTTGGCTGCTTTGTTGTGTTTTGCCTGTTGGGTTGGAGCTAGTTTCCTTGCCAGTCGCCTTGGGTTTTCTCTGGCGTGGAAG GTTGTACTAGCAGCTCAGTTGTTATGTTGGACTGGACAGTTCATTGGCCATGGGGTGTTTGAG AAACGAGCACCAGCTCTTCTGGACAACCTCCTTCAAGCCTTCCTAATGGCTCCTTTCTTTGTATTGCTTGAG GTTCTTCTGACATTTTGTGGATATGAACCGTATTCAGGGTTCCATGCAAGTGTGAAAGCAAAGATAGATGCAGAGATAAAAGAATGGCAgagcaagaaacaaaagaaaatttcctaA